One genomic segment of Clostridium saccharoperbutylacetonicum N1-4(HMT) includes these proteins:
- a CDS encoding metallophosphoesterase family protein has protein sequence MIYFTSDLHFNHEKIIKHTNRPFHTVDQMNGRLIKNWNSIITPNDEVYILGDFTMKGGIIANHYLQLLCGTKYLIKGNHDNFIEDNAFNKDLFQWIKDYHEFEYRNYKFVLFHYPILEWNKKGHGSIHLHGHIHSDITYNLEMLKNKVKAYDVGVDANNYMPISIEEIIKTLG, from the coding sequence ATGATTTATTTTACATCAGATTTACATTTTAATCATGAAAAAATCATCAAGCACACAAATAGGCCATTTCATACAGTGGATCAAATGAATGGAAGGCTGATAAAAAATTGGAATAGTATTATAACACCTAATGATGAAGTTTATATATTAGGGGATTTTACTATGAAAGGCGGCATAATTGCCAATCATTATTTACAATTATTATGTGGTACTAAATATTTAATAAAAGGGAATCATGATAATTTTATTGAGGACAATGCTTTTAATAAAGACTTATTTCAATGGATTAAAGATTATCACGAATTTGAATATAGAAATTATAAATTTGTACTGTTTCATTATCCTATACTGGAATGGAACAAAAAAGGGCATGGTTCTATTCATTTGCATGGACATATACATTCAGATATTACATATAATCTTGAAATGCTAAAAAATAAAGTAAAGGCATACGATGTAGGAGTTGATGCTAATAATTATATGCCTATATCAATCGAGGAAATTATTAAAACATTAGGGTAG